AAGCGGCAGTAGTGTGTTTATTATGGGTAGTTTTAGCAACTGGGACCCGTTTATCTTCCCCCTTACCGAGGTTGAGCACGGTGTTTTTAGGGTGGCTATCCCTTTAAATGCTGGTACTTATCATTATGCCTTTTTAGTAAATGGCCGCCGGATAACCGACCCGGCCAATTTTAATCA
Above is a window of Spirochaetaceae bacterium DNA encoding:
- a CDS encoding glycogen-binding domain-containing protein; the protein is SGSSVFIMGSFSNWDPFIFPLTEVEHGVFRVAIPLNAGTYHYAFLVNGRRITDPANFNQYTFRSSGQLVSQIVVPPVSR